From a region of the Paenibacillus sp. R14(2021) genome:
- a CDS encoding endonuclease Q family protein, producing MAAAPIQLKRVFADLHLHIGRTERGEPVKISGSRDLTFKNIAHEAAVRKGIGLLGVIDCHSPGVQRDIEALLQGGEMTEAAGGGIRYRDTTILLGAEIEVRDTGFGTAHHLAYMPDLAAMQSFTAWMAKHMRNVQLSSQRLYVPSRELQAEVKGRGGLFVPAHIFTPHKSLFGSCSDRLGDTLDPALVDAVELGLSADSEMAGLIPDLDGYPYLTNSDAHSLAKIGREYNELLLREPTFQEFRSALQGAEGRAITANYGLNPLLGKYHRTYCSDCGSLAEENEVGERCKQCGSLKVVTGVLDRILELARQAGRTESFHASERPRYIYQVPLEFVPGIGRKTLNKLLDRFGTEMAILHDVPAAAIAETAGEQAAAIIVSARSNDLELQAGGGGKYGKVITRK from the coding sequence ATGGCCGCAGCACCGATACAATTGAAGCGGGTATTCGCAGACCTCCATCTGCATATTGGGCGCACGGAGCGCGGGGAGCCGGTGAAGATCAGCGGCAGCCGGGACTTGACGTTCAAGAATATCGCCCATGAAGCGGCTGTTCGGAAAGGGATCGGTCTACTTGGCGTTATCGACTGCCATTCGCCCGGCGTGCAGCGGGATATCGAAGCTCTGCTTCAAGGCGGCGAGATGACAGAAGCGGCCGGGGGCGGCATTCGTTACCGGGATACGACGATTCTGCTCGGGGCCGAAATCGAAGTTCGGGATACCGGCTTCGGGACGGCGCATCATCTCGCATATATGCCCGATCTGGCAGCGATGCAGTCGTTTACGGCATGGATGGCCAAGCATATGCGCAACGTGCAGCTCAGCTCGCAGCGGCTCTATGTGCCAAGCCGAGAACTGCAGGCAGAAGTCAAAGGCAGAGGAGGACTGTTCGTCCCTGCCCATATCTTCACTCCGCACAAGAGCTTGTTCGGTAGCTGCTCCGACCGGCTCGGCGATACGCTCGATCCGGCGCTGGTGGATGCTGTGGAGCTTGGCCTCAGCGCGGATAGCGAGATGGCGGGCTTGATTCCAGATTTGGACGGCTATCCTTACCTGACGAATTCCGATGCCCATTCTTTGGCAAAGATCGGGCGTGAGTATAATGAACTGCTGCTCCGCGAGCCGACGTTCCAGGAATTTCGTTCAGCTCTGCAGGGCGCAGAAGGCAGAGCGATCACCGCGAACTACGGCCTGAACCCGCTGCTGGGAAAGTATCATCGAACCTACTGCTCCGATTGCGGCTCGCTGGCCGAAGAGAATGAGGTGGGGGAGCGCTGCAAGCAGTGCGGGAGTCTGAAAGTGGTAACAGGGGTACTCGACCGCATTCTGGAACTCGCAAGGCAAGCGGGTCGAACTGAATCCTTCCATGCATCGGAGCGTCCACGATATATCTATCAGGTGCCGCTTGAGTTTGTTCCCGGCATTGGACGCAAGACGCTGAATAAACTGCTTGACCGATTCGGCACGGAGATGGCGATATTGCACGATGTGCCTGCCGCTGCGATCGCAGAGACAGCAGGGGAGCAGGCAGCGGCAATCATCGTATCCGCCCGCAGCAACGACCTGGAGCTGCAGGCTGGCGGGGGCGGCAAGTACGGCAAGGTGATTACCCGTAAGTAA
- the lipB gene encoding lipoyl(octanoyl) transferase LipB gives MTTNVKAIDVHYTPLMGYAEAWELQKAYVKGIDKEERRESLLLLQHPPTYTIGSQRHPEHLLYSEEELAERGIGVFQIDRGGDITYHGPGQLVGYPLLYLDGANLDLHRYLRELEQVIIDWLGSYGIEGGRKPEYTGVWVGDAKIAAIGVKFNKARSRRGFVTSHGFALNIKAGIAEDGFRGIIPCGIQDFAVTSFADVTGIHLSVEQAAAELLPYFSSRFGYELAEVNGLLENPTDSDQ, from the coding sequence ATGACAACGAACGTGAAGGCGATCGATGTTCATTATACCCCCTTGATGGGGTATGCAGAGGCTTGGGAGCTGCAGAAGGCATACGTCAAAGGCATAGATAAGGAGGAGCGGCGCGAGTCGCTGCTCCTTCTTCAGCATCCGCCAACGTATACGATCGGCTCGCAGCGGCACCCAGAGCATCTGCTTTACTCGGAAGAAGAATTGGCGGAGCGCGGCATCGGCGTGTTCCAAATCGACCGCGGCGGCGACATTACGTACCACGGCCCGGGTCAATTAGTTGGCTATCCGCTGCTGTACTTAGACGGTGCCAACTTGGATCTGCATCGCTATCTGCGCGAGCTGGAGCAGGTTATCATCGATTGGCTGGGAAGCTATGGCATCGAAGGCGGCCGTAAACCGGAGTATACAGGCGTATGGGTAGGCGATGCCAAAATTGCGGCAATCGGCGTGAAATTCAATAAAGCCAGGAGCCGTCGCGGATTCGTGACAAGTCATGGCTTTGCGCTGAATATTAAGGCCGGTATTGCGGAGGACGGATTCCGGGGCATTATTCCGTGCGGGATACAAGACTTCGCGGTTACGTCCTTTGCCGATGTAACCGGCATTCATCTTAGCGTGGAGCAGGCGGCCGCAGAGCTGCTGCCTTACTTCTCCAGCCGATTCGGCTATGAACTAGCGGAAGTGAACGGACTACTCGAAAATCCAACCGACTCCGATCAATAG
- the spoIIM gene encoding stage II sporulation protein M translates to MRTSALQTTVKDQLSLYVFVFVLFVVGVVFGALLVNALTLDQQQNLSGDVLQLIQRIQDGTNGSGSEAYWDRAWFQAKWLLLVWVLGLTVVGMPLVLALDFLKGVLVGFAIGMLVREFAWKGLLFSLASVAPANVIAVPAFLIASVSAVSFTIYVVKSRLLSRFGSLGRPLASFTAIAAFMLVVILGAALVEIYVTPILIKWTAPLIGQAAAEL, encoded by the coding sequence ATGCGAACATCCGCGCTTCAAACGACGGTTAAGGATCAATTGTCGCTCTATGTGTTTGTTTTCGTTCTCTTTGTGGTCGGCGTTGTATTCGGCGCGCTGCTCGTCAATGCCCTGACGCTGGATCAGCAGCAGAACCTGTCAGGCGACGTGCTGCAACTCATCCAGCGTATCCAGGACGGAACGAACGGGAGCGGCAGCGAAGCCTACTGGGACCGCGCTTGGTTCCAAGCCAAATGGCTGCTGCTCGTCTGGGTGCTCGGCTTGACCGTCGTCGGCATGCCGCTCGTCTTGGCGCTCGATTTCCTTAAGGGCGTACTGGTGGGATTCGCGATCGGCATGCTGGTGCGCGAATTTGCCTGGAAAGGGCTGCTCTTCTCGCTGGCTTCAGTTGCGCCGGCAAACGTGATTGCCGTACCGGCGTTCCTCATTGCCAGCGTGTCTGCCGTTTCCTTCACGATCTATGTGGTGAAAAGCCGTCTTCTCAGCCGTTTCGGCTCGCTGGGACGTCCGCTGGCTTCATTCACGGCAATAGCTGCATTCATGCTTGTCGTGATCTTGGGCGCGGCGCTGGTTGAAATCTATGTCACCCCGATCTTGATTAAGTGGACGGCCCCGCTGATTGGTCAGGCGGCCGCTGAATTGTAA
- a CDS encoding NUDIX domain-containing protein, translated as MLEKTDAFREVTVKTDPIFTGKIISLQVDTVQLPHGGTATREIVRHPGAAAVLALIDGKMLIVEQYRKPMEKFQIEIPAGKLDAGEDPMEAAARELEEETGYRAGKLRPLSAFYTSPGFADEKLYLYLAEELTMGESAPDEDEFLHVEAISFEQAQQYIKEERISDAKTILAVYAWQIYRLTGEI; from the coding sequence ATGTTGGAGAAAACAGATGCATTCCGCGAAGTAACGGTGAAGACTGATCCGATTTTTACAGGTAAAATCATCTCTTTGCAGGTAGATACGGTGCAGCTCCCGCATGGCGGAACGGCGACGCGCGAGATTGTCCGGCATCCGGGCGCCGCGGCGGTGCTTGCGCTTATCGATGGCAAAATGCTGATCGTCGAGCAGTACAGAAAACCGATGGAGAAATTCCAAATCGAAATACCTGCGGGCAAGCTGGATGCCGGCGAAGACCCGATGGAGGCTGCGGCACGCGAGCTGGAGGAAGAAACGGGGTACCGGGCAGGGAAGCTGCGTCCGTTAAGCGCCTTCTATACATCGCCGGGTTTCGCGGACGAGAAGCTGTATCTCTACCTCGCGGAAGAGCTGACGATGGGAGAAAGCGCTCCCGACGAGGATGAGTTTCTGCACGTGGAAGCCATCAGCTTCGAGCAGGCACAGCAGTATATCAAGGAAGAGCGCATCAGCGATGCCAAGACGATTCTAGCCGTGTACGCGTGGCAGATCTACCGTCTTACAGGAGAAATCTAA
- a CDS encoding Fur family transcriptional regulator has product MESRIDKVKQQLQSQGYKLTPQREATVRVLLENEEDHLSAEDVFMLVKDKAPEIGLATVYRTLELLSELHVVEKLNFGDGVARYDLRTDNNKHHHHHLICVQCGTMSEILEDWLGPLEERLEQEYGFTVLDHRLDFQGVCVNCRAKNNLAKPDQQ; this is encoded by the coding sequence ATGGAATCCCGGATTGATAAAGTCAAGCAGCAGCTGCAGTCGCAGGGGTACAAGCTTACTCCGCAGCGGGAAGCCACCGTTCGTGTGCTGCTGGAGAATGAAGAAGACCATTTGAGCGCAGAAGATGTCTTCATGCTCGTGAAGGATAAAGCGCCTGAGATTGGACTAGCAACAGTGTACCGAACACTGGAACTGCTCAGCGAGCTGCATGTCGTGGAGAAATTGAATTTCGGAGACGGCGTTGCCCGTTATGATTTGCGGACTGATAATAACAAACATCATCACCATCATCTCATCTGTGTCCAATGCGGAACGATGAGTGAAATATTAGAGGATTGGCTCGGGCCGCTCGAAGAACGTTTAGAGCAGGAGTACGGCTTCACGGTATTGGATCACCGGCTTGATTTTCAAGGCGTGTGCGTCAACTGCAGAGCCAAGAACAATCTTGCTAAGCCGGATCAACAATAA
- a CDS encoding S8 family peptidase translates to MPKVEKLLLSCSSARPSAHTSRTLIGFKSREQYMKCIKQLANFGIRPVKIFRRGRAIVCHVDSRFSEQLQSLARHPDINYIEPDFKIHAHGFVPAAENRSAGGGRQAWKSSTPLVKKQLRLSSRANARGEDDETDAPWNIKQVQAPKVWPTTRGSASGIGIIDTGIARHSDLYVTGGVNTMGGSSYLDDNGHGTHVAGIAAALGKNGMQPGVAPRAKLYAIKALDANGSGYVSDLIKGIEWCIKKKIPIINMSLGLSGENSNALKEAVERARKSGIVVIASAGNSGPNNSGGIDQPARFSDAIAVASSTRSGKTADYSSRGSGIDVTAPGSYIRSTWPGGGYMVLSGTSMSCPHVAAGAALLKSLNPGLSPSGVAKLLRSSAKKLSGDSSSRQGYGLVQLFDAASLSHKSTETARASKRTRTKSSKKK, encoded by the coding sequence TTGCCAAAGGTCGAGAAGCTGCTGCTTAGCTGCTCATCAGCCCGTCCATCCGCTCATACCTCTCGTACGCTGATCGGCTTTAAGAGTCGAGAACAGTATATGAAATGCATCAAGCAGCTCGCCAATTTCGGCATTCGGCCAGTAAAAATCTTCCGACGCGGCCGCGCCATCGTTTGCCATGTCGACAGCCGCTTCAGCGAGCAGCTGCAGTCGCTGGCCCGGCATCCCGATATCAATTACATCGAGCCGGATTTCAAGATCCATGCCCACGGGTTCGTTCCCGCAGCCGAAAACCGCTCAGCCGGCGGCGGCCGGCAGGCATGGAAGTCCTCCACTCCATTAGTCAAGAAGCAGCTCCGGCTCTCCTCCAGGGCAAATGCACGCGGTGAAGACGACGAAACGGATGCGCCGTGGAATATTAAGCAAGTGCAAGCGCCGAAGGTTTGGCCGACTACCCGAGGCAGCGCCTCCGGGATTGGCATAATTGATACGGGCATTGCCAGACATTCAGACCTGTACGTGACCGGCGGTGTCAATACGATGGGCGGCTCCTCTTATTTGGATGACAACGGACATGGTACACATGTCGCAGGCATAGCGGCTGCACTGGGAAAGAACGGCATGCAGCCAGGCGTCGCCCCAAGAGCTAAGCTTTATGCGATCAAAGCGCTTGATGCGAACGGCTCAGGCTATGTATCCGATCTCATCAAAGGCATCGAATGGTGCATCAAGAAGAAGATTCCTATCATTAACATGAGCCTCGGCTTATCCGGCGAGAACAGCAACGCCTTGAAGGAGGCCGTAGAACGCGCACGCAAGAGCGGCATTGTCGTCATCGCGTCGGCCGGCAACAGCGGTCCAAACAACAGCGGCGGCATCGATCAGCCAGCCCGCTTCTCTGACGCCATCGCTGTTGCTTCTTCTACGCGCAGCGGCAAAACCGCCGACTACAGCAGCCGAGGCTCCGGCATCGATGTCACGGCGCCAGGGAGCTATATCAGGTCTACCTGGCCGGGCGGCGGCTACATGGTGCTATCCGGCACAAGCATGTCTTGCCCGCATGTTGCAGCCGGTGCCGCGCTGCTGAAATCGCTGAACCCCGGCCTCTCCCCTTCCGGCGTCGCCAAACTTCTGCGGTCCTCTGCCAAGAAGCTGTCCGGAGACAGCTCCAGCAGACAGGGCTATGGGCTTGTTCAGCTGTTCGACGCAGCAAGCCTCTCCCACAAGTCGACGGAAACTGCCCGTGCCAGCAAACGAACGAGAACGAAATCAAGCAAGAAAAAATAG
- a CDS encoding M20/M25/M40 family metallo-hydrolase produces MINEKRLIQEFMELVQVDSETKNEREICDVLTKKFKDLGLTVEEDNAASITGHGAGNLIVKLDANGSEVAPVIFFTSHMDTVTPGKGIKPRLDEDGYIRSDGTTILGSDDKAGLAAMFEAIRVLKENKLPHGGVQFVITVGEESGLVGAAALDKSKLEAKFGYALDSNGAIGDIAVAAPTQAKIAIKIYGKSAHAGVNPEDGISAIQVAGKAISRMKLGRIDHETTANIGRFEGGGATNIVCDFVKLDAEARSIVQHKLDKQIDSMREAVEAVTAEFGAKAEFESRLVYPAYAYNDGDPVVELAKEAIVKIGRTPRTFHSGGGSDANIFNGLGVPTVNLAVGYEHIHTTNEQIKAADLVKTTELVIAIISLAAQQAG; encoded by the coding sequence ATGATTAACGAGAAAAGATTGATCCAAGAATTCATGGAGCTTGTTCAAGTGGATAGTGAAACGAAGAACGAGCGGGAAATTTGCGATGTATTGACGAAGAAATTCAAGGACCTGGGTCTTACAGTCGAGGAAGATAACGCAGCCAGCATTACTGGGCATGGTGCAGGCAATTTGATCGTCAAGCTGGATGCGAACGGATCTGAGGTTGCGCCAGTCATTTTCTTTACCTCCCATATGGACACGGTGACGCCAGGCAAGGGCATTAAGCCGCGTCTGGATGAAGACGGCTATATCCGCAGCGACGGAACGACGATTCTCGGCAGCGACGATAAAGCAGGGCTTGCGGCTATGTTCGAAGCGATTCGCGTACTGAAAGAGAACAAGCTGCCGCACGGCGGGGTTCAATTCGTCATTACGGTCGGTGAGGAGAGCGGACTTGTCGGGGCGGCTGCTCTGGATAAATCAAAGCTTGAGGCTAAATTCGGCTATGCGCTGGATTCGAACGGCGCAATCGGCGACATCGCGGTAGCGGCGCCTACGCAAGCGAAGATCGCCATTAAGATTTATGGCAAATCCGCGCATGCCGGTGTAAATCCCGAAGACGGCATCAGCGCCATCCAAGTGGCGGGCAAAGCGATTTCCCGCATGAAGCTCGGTCGGATCGATCATGAAACGACAGCGAATATCGGACGATTCGAAGGCGGCGGCGCCACCAATATCGTTTGCGACTTCGTGAAGCTGGATGCCGAAGCGCGCAGTATTGTGCAGCATAAGCTCGATAAGCAGATCGATTCCATGCGCGAAGCTGTGGAGGCTGTTACGGCGGAGTTCGGCGCGAAGGCTGAATTCGAGAGCAGACTCGTTTATCCTGCATATGCCTATAATGACGGCGATCCGGTCGTCGAACTGGCGAAGGAAGCGATCGTGAAGATCGGCCGAACGCCGCGTACGTTCCATTCGGGCGGCGGCAGCGACGCCAATATTTTCAATGGACTTGGCGTGCCGACAGTCAACTTAGCCGTTGGCTACGAGCATATTCATACGACGAACGAACAAATTAAAGCGGCTGATCTCGTGAAGACGACAGAATTGGTCATCGCAATCATCTCGCTTGCAGCACAACAGGCTGGCTAA
- a CDS encoding dihydrolipoamide acetyltransferase family protein — protein sequence MKKLTEIVMPQLAESLVSATIDKWLKQPGDVIEMYEPICEILTDKVNAELPSTIQGTLSQILVGAGETVAVGTPVCLIEVDDDSADVDLPAAPAASSSPAAASAAVSSNDRAAVRAQGAAAQAGGDGDDSMRHRFSPAVQQLAVQHNVNLTYVEGTGLGGRITRKDVLNYVASSSSRNVQTQGAASAAGSMSSGPGMPNLNSREPVRSTGLHLSETPRIPKIEIEGQQLPGRSEYFIDVTPVRNAIARNMRQSVTEIPHAWMMMEVDVTNLVTLRNKLKEDFMKREGVNLTYLAFWVKAVVNAIKDFPIMNSVWAVDKIIVKRDIHLGLAVGTEDAVKVPVIKNADQKNIAGLAREIEDLARKTREGKLTLADMEGGTFTVNNTGSFGSILSYPIINYPQAAIVTFESIVKRPVVINDMIAVRSMANICLSLDHRILDGVICGRFLQRVKENLEGFNMETKLY from the coding sequence ATGAAAAAATTGACGGAAATCGTCATGCCTCAGCTTGCGGAGTCTCTCGTTTCCGCTACCATAGATAAGTGGTTGAAGCAGCCGGGTGATGTCATTGAAATGTATGAGCCGATCTGCGAGATACTGACGGATAAAGTAAACGCCGAGCTGCCTTCTACGATACAAGGCACGCTAAGCCAAATTCTCGTCGGCGCTGGGGAAACAGTGGCGGTCGGCACGCCGGTCTGTCTAATCGAAGTCGATGACGATAGCGCTGACGTAGACTTGCCAGCTGCACCCGCAGCAAGCAGCTCGCCTGCGGCGGCATCCGCTGCCGTCAGCAGCAACGATCGCGCCGCCGTACGCGCACAAGGCGCCGCTGCGCAGGCAGGAGGCGACGGTGACGACAGTATGCGTCATCGTTTCTCGCCGGCTGTGCAGCAGCTGGCGGTTCAGCATAACGTGAACTTGACGTATGTCGAGGGAACGGGGCTTGGCGGACGTATTACGCGCAAGGATGTGCTGAATTACGTGGCGTCCAGCAGCTCGAGAAATGTCCAGACGCAAGGGGCGGCAAGCGCAGCTGGAAGCATGTCTTCCGGGCCAGGAATGCCTAACCTGAATTCCCGCGAGCCGGTAAGGTCGACGGGCCTTCACTTATCTGAGACGCCGCGTATTCCGAAGATCGAGATCGAAGGCCAGCAGCTGCCCGGCCGGAGCGAATACTTCATCGATGTCACGCCTGTGCGCAACGCGATAGCGCGGAATATGCGTCAAAGCGTAACGGAGATTCCTCATGCGTGGATGATGATGGAAGTCGACGTGACGAACCTCGTTACACTGCGCAACAAGTTGAAGGAAGACTTCATGAAGCGCGAGGGCGTTAATCTCACATATCTCGCGTTCTGGGTCAAGGCTGTCGTCAATGCCATCAAGGATTTCCCGATCATGAATTCCGTTTGGGCCGTAGATAAGATCATCGTTAAGCGCGATATCCATCTGGGGCTTGCTGTCGGCACGGAAGACGCAGTTAAAGTGCCGGTGATCAAGAATGCGGATCAGAAGAACATTGCCGGACTGGCACGTGAGATCGAAGACTTGGCCCGCAAGACGCGCGAGGGCAAGCTGACGCTGGCTGATATGGAAGGCGGCACGTTCACGGTCAACAACACGGGTTCTTTCGGCTCCATCTTGTCTTATCCCATTATCAATTATCCGCAGGCTGCCATTGTCACTTTTGAATCGATCGTGAAACGGCCTGTCGTCATCAATGATATGATAGCGGTTCGATCCATGGCGAATATATGTCTATCGCTCGATCATCGAATATTGGATGGCGTTATCTGCGGAAGATTCTTGCAGCGCGTGAAAGAAAATCTAGAAGGCTTCAACATGGAGACGAAGCTGTACTGA